The genomic region gggcacgtatcttgttcacaaactctctcattgtctgtttgtcaaggaatattttaatctctccctcatatttgaaggacagttttgctggatataggattcttggttggtggtttttctctttcagtatcttaaatatatcaccccacttccttcttgcctccatggtttctgctgagagatccacacatagtcttattaagcttcatttgtatgtgatggattgcttttctcttgctgctttcaggattctctttgtctttgatgtctgattatctgattattaagtgtcttggcatgggcctattcagatctattctgtttggagtatgctgcacttcttggatctgtaattttatgtctttcataagagatggtaaattttcattgattatttcctctattattgcttccaccccttttcccttctcttctccttctgggacacaaatgatacataaattcttgtatttcattttgttcttaagttcccggagatgttgctcatatttttccattattttctctatctgttcttttgtgtgtaggctttcaggtgccttgttctccagttcctgagtgttttcttctgcctcttgagaccagctgttgtatgtttccattatgtctttcgtctcttgtgttgtggctttcatttccatagattctgccagttgtttttttgaactttggatttctgccttatgtatgaccagtgttttctttatagcctttatctgttttgccatatcttctctaagctttttgaattgatttagcattagttgtttaaattcctgtatctcagttgaagtgtaaatttgttcatttgactgggccataacttcgtttttcttagtgtaggttgtaattttctgttgtctaggcttctgacctccttggccaccccaaacaggttttcccagagaagaacaggttaaggtcccagaaggaggaaatattcagcatctcgtttccctgatggtgtgtctcagaggattgacacaccctgtgcttttctgcccagcaggtggtgcctgtcagcctgtcactggtgtaaggaggtgtgaccggtggctgttttcccccaggctctggggtcttgttctgaacggaaggtgggtagtagagctgggccccacatctttcctcttgggaagatatgccccctagagagaggtcatttgtatataaatagattctttgtttccctgactctgctatctccacccttgcctgggtcagagtgcttTAAGTTTAGAATGGCTGAGGCTTTGTCTACTGTAGACCACTGCAAGccgaaaacagctgaggctttcttcactgagcctcacaggctgagagagagagaaaaggacagaaagcaccctCTCAGGGTGAGTCCAtggctcccagattcacccgtcggccagagacagcaccagATCCTTTGGACTCCCCATCCCGAGACAGATATGCCCCCTGACTCTCTGAGGTAAGTcgttaccaaaagcctctgtctgcttgttgatgatttgctgtctgtattgagtggttaacattaaaacctcagttagagctgggctgaggtacactagcttgtttggagagtattgctctctagctccatgaggcttccatgagggaggagctctcagctctctgctcttGGTATAGGTCCGCAGTTTTtgcttatagattttatgctgcaatctcgggcattcctcccaattcaggttggtgtatgatgagtggacagtcacatttgtctccctgcagttatttcaggttatttactagttgttcctgttgtttgttagttgttctagggggactaactagcttccattcttCTCTATGGTGCCATCTTAGCTCTCTCAAGACTCATAGACGTTTATTTTTCTGCTTGCAGGTTGAAAAAGACAAAAGTACCAATGACCCTCTTCTGCTTTCACAAAGAAAAGCTAAAAGTATTAAACAGTTGAGGAATTGAGAGAGGCCCATTTTACCCTGGCAACAAAGTATCAGGTAACACGACCATTTCGGGTTTCTTTCGAAGGCCATTTTCCAGGTCATGGCAAcaatttttaaagccttcagcccTGCATGGTCCCTTTATTCAAAGGACATCTGAAAagacagatttatttttaaaaagactacaAGATGATGACAATTATGACTCTTGTCACAAGTCTTCCTTTTACACTggagaataaaattatattcttGCAAATGTTATCTGATTGGCTCCTACCAAATCAGATTCTTTTAACAAGATTTGTAACACAACAGTTCCCTTAACCTTTGTAACTTCAGGGGACAGGAGACatctgcttctctttctcagactcctttggttaataataataaagacttGCTTTTTTAGGATCTTAGTACTACAAACCAAAACCAGGCCTATATataactataatgagaaaacaGCACATCAGGGTTTCCATGGTCTCGATGTAGGGGCAGAGATAGAATGTAAAGGGccgggaggggggggggggggacttgtTAGGGTGAAGGACCTGTTCTACTTTATCTTGATCGTAGTGGTGATTATATGATTTTGCATGATTAccaaaattcatcaaaataatGCCTTACTAAACAAAAGGAGGGGGAAAAACAGGCCTGTACAGCTCAGTTTTACTAGGAGAAATGTAGAAAGGGATGAATAGATTTTAcctaacaaaaatgaaaaaacgaGGAGCAGCGCGCGGCCACGAGCAAacgagggagggaaggaagaaagggaacgAGCCCGCAGGCAGCCGGGAGCGGGAGTCGGGGACTGAGGCAGCAGGAGGAGGGAGCCCGGCAGCTGCTTGGTTCCGTGCTTGCTGCGCGGGCTTTTGGAGGGGGCAGCCGTTGAGTCTGCGGAGGAGGAGCGGGTGCCTGGGGGCGGGGGACCGCGGAGGCGGGAAGCGGGGTCGCTGCGGCGGTTCTCTCGCTATCGCTCGCTCCTTGCCTGTCTCCCGACTCGGTGGGCTCCTCCCGGcgtcgccctcgcctccggggcCCCACTCCCCGCCCCTCGCGGTAGGTCTTGATCCCGAGCAGCGGGTTTCATGGAGCTCCTCAGGATTATGATGCCGCCCAAGTTGCAGCTGCTGGCAGTGGTGGCCTTCGCGGTGGCGATGCTCTTCTTGGAGAACCAGATCCAGAAACTGGAGGAGTTCCCGGTCGAAGCTAGGGGCTGACCCCCATAGACTTCTTCCTGGACTGACCATTGGGAGACGCTAGCAGGAGTCTGGAGGGCAGAAAGGGCTATCGCAAGACATGAAGTCCAAGAAACTGGGCAGCGACATACAATGGATGGCCATCGGCAAGGCATGTCTTTAGATGAGGAAGAGGACATGGTGATCATTTATAATAGAGTCCTCAGAACTGCAAGCACCTCTTTTACCAATATCGCCTATGATCTGTGTGCAAAGAATAAATCCCATGTCCTTCACATCAATACTACCAAAAATAATCCAGTGATGTCACTGAAAGATCGGGTATGCTTTGTAAAGAATATAACTTCCCAGAAAGAGATGAAACCAGGGTTTTATCATGGACGTGTTTCTTATTTGGATTTTCAAAATTTGGTGTGAAGAAGCCACTTGACATTAATGTCATCAGGGATCCTATTGAGAGGCTAGTTTCTTACTATTACTTTCTGAGATTTGGAGATGATTATAGACCAGGGTTAAGGAGGCAAAAACAAGGAGATAAAAAGACCTTCAATGAATGTGTAGCTGAGGGCAGCTTGGACTGTGCGCCAGAGAAGCTCCAGCTTCAAATCCCATTCTTCTGTGGCCACAGCTCAGAATGCTGGAATGTGGGAAGCGGGTGGACTATGGATCAATTCAAGTGTAACATCATTCATGAATACTTTCTGGTGGGAGTTACTGAAGAGTTGGAAGATTTTATCATGTTATTGGAGGCAGCCTTGCCCCGGTTCTTCAGGGGTTCTACAGAACTCTACCGTACAGTAGGAAAGAAATCTCATCTTAGAGAAATCACAGAGAAGAAACTCCCCACCGAACAGACCATTGGAAAACTGCAGCAGTCTGACGTTTGGAAAATGGAGAATGAGTTTTACGAGTTTGCACTAGAGCAGTTCGAGTTCATCAGAGCCCATGCTGTTCGAGAAAAAGATGAAGACCTCTACATCCTAGCACAAAACTTTTTCTATGAAAAGATTTACCTTGAATCAATTCATATTAGATTCTTGAACTAATGTTTTGACCCTCTCTTCACCTTAGTTCTCAACTCCACAACCTGGATTGCTGATAGGTGTATAAGACAATTTGTATTGAACCCAGTTAGGAAACAGGACAATAAAGTCAAGAAAGTAGCTACTGGTTGGTATGTCAGTGTTCGAAGACGTttatgtcagttttttttttttttttttttttttcctggttagaTTTTGGTGGGAGTTATAGCTTCCTGCCTGAAAAAAACCTACACTTCACCTAAAATACACACATAGCAGGTCTAATCAAAAGGCTAAATACAATTTCAGAAAAGGTTCTAATACTGTTTTTGACAAAGCATTTTTTTCAACTAACCATGAATGAAGATTAATCCATTTGCTATTTCCACCTTCACCTGGAGGTTTGGGTTATATGCTTCCACTGAATAGTGTTAATAGCTGGTTGACAGTATGTGCTTTGTTTTTGTGAATCAGGTTCCATGGAATTTATTGGAATGTTTATCATGTTTGCTAAGAAATGTTTCTGCTGTAGCTGGATTTGCCCATAGTACATAcgttgttttaattcttttaaaatgatgattagtgttaaaaaaaattttaaaccattaCTAATACTGTGAAAAAAATAGAGCAGTATTTCTCATTCCTGCCTCCCTAGTATCAAGATTGGGAAGATACTTCAAAGAATGTTGACAATATCTGAAGTTTTATTAAGACTTGCATACACTAATATTAAAAAAGTAAGTTTAGATTTGTTTCTCCGTGGATTATTTGTAATGGCTGTAAACTGAAATATCGGTGACTCTATTTGACTCCATTAGTGAGCTGTGGTATCAATAGGGTTTTCCTACGTCTTCTGTACTTTTACCTGTACACTATTTTTACTAAGCTGCTTCATAATGTGTTTTAAAGCATTGcatttacaaaaaaggaaaatgctgtaaatattgcatattttatgtatttggacCAAAATGTTATAAGTAATTAAACAAAAATGGTTTTGCACCAATTTTATTATGTCACGTAAAACCATCAGACCTACTACTCTTGTACTTTTCATTTAACTTTACTGTCAAGACATCACTGAAATGAATATCAGTAATCTTTCAATTTTGATACATAGTACATTATTCAAAATTGGAGGCAGTATTTATGGTGAAACAAGTATGGACAGAGTCAGAAAACTTGATTTCTCTTCCTGGCTCTTCCACTTATCatctgtgtaaccttgggcaagtcatttaacctctccttgccttcatttcctcatcttccaatgaggataataatacctgctgtacctacctcacaggaaTGTTGCGGGTATTAAATGAGATGGCctgtgaaagcactttgaaaacagTAAAGTGCTATATAAATGTAAGATATTATTATAGAAACATCCTTAACATAGTTTCATACCATTCATTTTTTAACACAAGAAAGGTAAAATCCACTTAAAAGCAGTTGAGAAAAAGTCAATTCATATTTGATAAATATCTTCTCAGTGTTATATCTTCTGTGTTTCAACAGCTTTTGAAATATGAAACACCTGTGAACTCTTAAAATTCATGAGCTGCTGCTTGAGTTCGGAAGTTTCCCTGTTTGAAACAGACTTCCTTAGCTGACTAGGGGCAGGAGAAACTTTTGTCTCCAAATTtgaaagatttttctgtttttattttacattaccAGTCAGAAATGGTAACTGTTTTACACTTATGGTTTCTAAGGTATATTCTGTGGAGTTTAATTTCCCTATGcatcccttttccccttctcagagtaacaaagataaagaattttAGAAACAGATTTTCTAAAAGAATAGCCTTTAATATCTTTAGTTTAAATAAATATTCCAGAACAAGGCTTCACCAAACTATGCATACATTTTAGACAGCTCTCTTTAAAGGTTATTAACTGGAGAGGTGTTGGGGTGAGGAGCACTAATTATCAGAAAACTTCTACaaacaaatttgaagaaaatctaaaggaagatgataaaaagaatcATTTTAGCACCTTTTCTTCcctataatatgaaaatattaagagaACACATCCAGGAATACTTTTCTTACTtagatttcttctttccttttttttcccttctttttaaatatattaattaattgtTACAGGTATTTGttgaacatatatacaaattattcccttcccaaaagaagaaaacaccaaGTTGAGGGCTGTGACATTTATCTGCTAATGACTTCCAGTGTTCAGGTTATTCTTGGAATACAAGCTAAAATCTTCTAGAGGTGCATTAACTCTTTTCAGTAACTAGGGTAGCATTTAGCACACTAGATCGAGGTCAGTAAACTTCTTGTGTAAAGAgccaaagagtaaatattttaggctttgcagttTACATGGTCtatgtcacaactactcaactctgccattataatgcaaaagcagccataaacaatatGTATGTGACTgagttccagtaaaactttatctATAAAAACAGTTGACATGTCAGCTCTTGCCTATGGGCTGTAGTTTATCAACATCTGCACTAGAGAAAACATTACGGAGAAATGTTTTTTGATCTTACTCCAATGTCCATACACTTCCAGAACCTCCTAACTTACATCCAAAGAATAGCTCTCTAATTCATGCAGTCTCTCTCACAGATTCATAAACTTTTATGACTTAGATTGCTTCCAGGTGGGCATGTTTTCTTTCCCAGTTTACCAGTTCAGAATAGGGGCATTTATTCTATCATCTTTTAGGGTAGTTTAGAAATGTCCCTGGAGGCTGAGAAAGGGGTGGATTTAATTCCATCTGGTCCAGTACAGTTCTGGGAGTCAAGTGAAGAGTCCTTATAATGCCTAACTTTATAATCAATTAAATAGATAGAACCACTGAGactataatgtatttttttcaaggtgcaaatgtggttttcttttttcagccTTGTGCTTTTTACAGTATTTTGATCatagggagatttttttttataatacaaAAGTAAATTAACCAccttgaattttaaaagataatgttatgtgtgtgtgtgcatataactatatctatatatttatttcctaaaagaggaaaaagtaccTTTTTGTTCAACTTGTATCAACTCCTGTTTTCTAATTGCTGTGAAATGGCAACTGTTGATAAATTATTGTGACTGTTTTAACATGTAATGGGGAGGATATATTTTGATTTTACCCAGCTTTAATCtgcaaaatatcatttaaatatatCTGATAGCAACACCTAAAATATTGCTTGGGTATTACTTTCTATCATCCATGAACATTTGTGCAACTTTGATCATATTGGGTGTTACTGAATTCCTGGTGATTGGATTTAAACTTGAAAAACAGAGAACTTAAACTTACTgactttataaaattttaattttctattctgAAAAATCAGTTAATGCCTATGATTTGTAATCTGTTATCTTTTTCAACATATGTCCTACTGGATTCTCAAAATTGTTAGTGTCATCAGTAATTTACAAACAGTATTTTCATATTGCAGATGATTTGCTCATtgtatatttagaaagaaaatagttTGTAAATGaggctctctttttttaataaaatgaaataaaaattctaaaagcagtagagaatttttttttaaaaaaatgaaataaggagCATGGAACATTTTTCTTCCAGAGGTCCAGTGGTCTATCCTGGAAGCTGTAGCCAGAGTGGCTACAGGTTCAGATGCTAGAATCAGACAGTGCTGAGCTTGAAGCCTGCTGATGCCACATACTGTCTGTGACTTTGGGTAGGTCACTTATTCTAAGCCTCACTTTCATCATCTATCAAATGAGGATCATAGTAGCATTTACCtcattattttaagaattaaatgagataatgtgaaGTGCTCAActtatagtaaatgctcaataaacatttataattactttATTGAACAATTTAGATACCCAATTGCTGCACACATATTCATGTGGATGCTCACTGTTTAAAGACTAATCTTTACTATGGTCACCAAATACCTTAAAGAATCTAGAACAACATTAACAATACTGAGTAATTTGCAGATAGAGGGGGGAGCCCTCATTCAATGCTAGTGAGAATGTCAAATAGTGTAACAGCTGTGGAAAAAagtttagcagtttctcagaaagttaatcATGGGATTACAATATGTCTCtagaattccacttctagatatatacccaaaagaactgaaaacagggattagaacagatacttgtacaccaatgttcctaacagcatcattcacaatagccaaaaagcagaaacaatccaagtgtctgtTGACAATTTGTCAATTGtccattgaatgaataaacaaaatgtgatat from Choloepus didactylus isolate mChoDid1 chromosome 1, mChoDid1.pri, whole genome shotgun sequence harbors:
- the LOC119525341 gene encoding LOW QUALITY PROTEIN: heparan sulfate 2-O-sulfotransferase 1-like (The sequence of the model RefSeq protein was modified relative to this genomic sequence to represent the inferred CDS: inserted 1 base in 1 codon) — its product is MELLRIMMPPKLQLLAVVAFAVAMLFLENQIQKLEEAERAIARHEVQETGQRHTMDGHRQGMSLDEEEDMVIIYNRVLRTASTSFTNIAYDLCAKNKSHVLHINTTKNNPVMSLKDRVCFVKNITSQKEMKPGFYHGRVSYLDFXKFGVKKPLDINVIRDPIERLVSYYYFLRFGDDYRPGLRRQKQGDKKTFNECVAEGSLDCAPEKLQLQIPFFCGHSSECWNVGSGWTMDQFKCNIIHEYFLVGVTEELEDFIMLLEAALPRFFRGSTELYRTVGKKSHLREITEKKLPTEQTIGKLQQSDVWKMENEFYEFALEQFEFIRAHAVREKDEDLYILAQNFFYEKIYLESIHIRFLN